A stretch of the Mycobacterium shigaense genome encodes the following:
- a CDS encoding acyl-CoA dehydrogenase family protein: protein MDLELDEETLAFAAEVRDFLSANAESIPTKSYDNAEGFAQHRHWDRVLFDAGLSVITWPKKYGGRDAPLLHWVVFEEEYFRAGAPGRASANGTSMLGPTLFAHGTAEQRDRILPKMASGEQIWAQAWSEPESGSDLASLRSTATQTNGGWLLNGQKIWSSRAPFAEMAFGLFRSDPSAERHNGLTYFMFDLKAAGITVRPIVQLGGDTGFGEIFLDDVFVPDQDVIGTPNDGWRAAMSTSSNERGMSLRSPARFLAAAERLGALWKDNGSPVEFADRVADAWIKAQAYRLHTLATVTRLAAGGELGAESSVTKVFWSDLDVAIHQTALDIRGADGELAGPWTEGLLFALGGPIYAGTNEIQRNIISERLLGLPREKAGSKK from the coding sequence TTGGATCTGGAACTGGACGAAGAAACACTGGCATTTGCAGCCGAGGTGCGGGACTTCCTGTCGGCCAACGCCGAGTCGATCCCGACGAAGTCCTACGACAATGCGGAAGGCTTTGCGCAGCACAGGCATTGGGACCGGGTGCTGTTCGACGCCGGACTCTCGGTGATCACCTGGCCGAAGAAGTACGGCGGTCGTGACGCCCCGCTGCTGCATTGGGTGGTGTTCGAAGAGGAGTACTTCCGCGCCGGGGCCCCGGGCCGGGCCAGCGCCAACGGCACCTCGATGCTGGGGCCCACGCTGTTCGCGCACGGCACCGCCGAACAGCGCGACCGGATTCTGCCGAAAATGGCCAGCGGCGAACAGATCTGGGCCCAAGCATGGTCGGAGCCGGAATCCGGCAGCGACCTGGCGTCGCTGCGGTCCACCGCCACCCAGACCAACGGCGGCTGGCTGCTCAACGGCCAGAAGATCTGGAGTTCGCGGGCGCCGTTCGCCGAAATGGCGTTCGGGCTGTTCCGATCCGACCCATCGGCCGAGCGGCACAACGGGCTGACGTACTTCATGTTCGACCTGAAAGCCGCGGGCATCACGGTGCGGCCCATCGTCCAGCTGGGCGGCGACACCGGGTTCGGCGAGATCTTCCTCGACGACGTCTTCGTGCCCGACCAGGACGTTATCGGCACGCCGAACGACGGCTGGCGGGCGGCCATGAGCACGTCGAGCAACGAACGCGGCATGTCGCTGCGCAGCCCGGCACGCTTTCTGGCGGCCGCCGAGCGGCTGGGGGCGCTATGGAAGGACAACGGCTCGCCGGTCGAGTTTGCCGACCGGGTCGCCGACGCCTGGATCAAGGCGCAGGCCTACCGGCTGCATACCCTCGCCACCGTGACACGGCTGGCCGCCGGCGGTGAGCTGGGCGCCGAGTCGTCGGTGACCAAGGTGTTCTGGTCCGACCTCGACGTGGCGATCCATCAGACAGCGCTGGACATCCGCGGCGCCGACGGCGAGCTCGCCGGGCCGTGGACCGAGGGCCTGCTGTTCGCGTTGGGGGGCCCGATCTACGCGGGTACCAACGAGATTCAGCGAAATATCATCTCCGAGCGGCTGCTGGGTCTGCCGCGCGAAAAGGCCGGGAGCAAGAAATGA
- a CDS encoding acyl-CoA dehydrogenase family protein, which translates to MKFALDEQQRDFAASIDAALGAADLPTTIRAWADGDIASGRKVWEQLANLGVPALAVPEKFDGIDAEPVDLVVALERLGRWCVPGPVAESIAVAPVLLADDERSAQLASGELIVTVAQPPDAPRAVDAEAAGLVLLATDGGVSEATAGECFRSVDPSRRLYDVTATGAAWPADTKRAYEFGALATAAQLIGAAEALLHDSVEYAKQRTQFGRAIGSYQAIKHKLADVHIAIELARPLVYGAALSLQPRDVSAAKAAASEAGLLAARSSLQTHGAIGFTQEHDLSLTLLRVQALRSAWGTPEGHRRRVLEAL; encoded by the coding sequence ATGAAGTTTGCACTCGACGAACAACAGCGCGACTTCGCCGCCAGCATCGACGCGGCACTGGGTGCGGCGGACCTGCCGACCACGATCCGCGCGTGGGCCGACGGCGACATCGCGTCCGGCCGCAAGGTGTGGGAACAGCTGGCCAACCTCGGCGTCCCCGCGCTGGCCGTGCCGGAGAAATTCGACGGCATCGACGCCGAACCGGTGGACCTGGTGGTCGCGCTCGAACGCCTCGGCCGCTGGTGCGTGCCCGGCCCGGTTGCCGAATCGATCGCGGTCGCTCCGGTTTTGCTCGCCGACGACGAGCGCAGTGCGCAGCTGGCCTCCGGTGAGCTGATCGTCACCGTCGCACAGCCGCCCGACGCACCGCGTGCGGTTGACGCCGAGGCGGCCGGCCTGGTGTTGCTGGCCACCGATGGCGGCGTCAGCGAAGCGACCGCCGGCGAATGCTTCCGTTCCGTCGACCCCAGCCGCCGGCTCTACGACGTGACGGCAACCGGTGCCGCTTGGCCCGCGGATACCAAGCGCGCCTACGAGTTCGGCGCACTGGCCACCGCCGCGCAGCTGATCGGCGCCGCGGAGGCGCTGCTGCACGATTCCGTCGAGTACGCCAAGCAACGCACTCAGTTCGGCCGGGCCATCGGCTCGTACCAGGCCATCAAGCACAAGCTGGCCGACGTGCATATCGCGATCGAACTGGCCCGCCCGCTGGTGTACGGCGCCGCGCTGTCGCTCCAACCGCGCGACGTCAGCGCGGCCAAGGCGGCGGCGTCCGAAGCCGGGCTACTCGCGGCCCGTTCGTCGTTGCAAACCCACGGTGCCATCGGTTTTACCCAGGAACATGATTTGTCCCTCACGCTGCTCCGGGTGCAAGCGTTGCGTTCGGCCTGGGGTACGCCGGAGGGCCATCGACGCAGAGTGCTGGAGGCCCTATGA
- the ipdE2 gene encoding acyl-CoA dehydrogenase IpdE2 — MTEERELLRDTVAALVAKHAGPAAVRSAMESDKGYDESLWQLLCEQVGAAALVIPEELGGAGGELADAATVLQELGRALVPSPLLGTTLAELALLAAGEPDAETLEALAEGGSIGALVLDADYVVNGDIADVVIAATDGRLSRWTRFTAEPVVTMDPTRRLARVRSEDGVALGRDPGLADIAAILLAAEQIGAAERCLELTVEYAKSRVQFGRPIGSFQALKHRMADLYVAVSAARAVVADACDDPTPASAATARLAATEALCNVAGEGIQLHGGIAITWEHDMHLYFKRAHGSAHLLGSTRELLRQLESEVLQTP; from the coding sequence ATGACTGAAGAGCGCGAGCTGCTGCGCGACACCGTCGCCGCCCTGGTCGCCAAGCACGCCGGCCCGGCGGCAGTGCGCTCGGCGATGGAGTCCGACAAGGGCTACGACGAGTCGCTGTGGCAGCTGCTGTGCGAACAGGTCGGCGCCGCGGCGTTGGTGATCCCCGAGGAGTTGGGCGGCGCCGGTGGCGAACTTGCCGATGCCGCAACGGTTTTGCAAGAACTGGGTCGCGCCCTGGTGCCCTCCCCGCTGCTGGGCACCACGCTGGCCGAGCTGGCGCTGCTGGCCGCCGGCGAGCCGGACGCCGAGACGCTGGAGGCCCTGGCCGAGGGCGGATCGATCGGGGCGCTGGTGCTCGACGCCGACTATGTGGTCAACGGTGATATCGCCGACGTGGTCATCGCCGCGACCGACGGTCGGCTGAGCAGGTGGACCCGCTTCACCGCCGAGCCGGTCGTCACCATGGACCCCACCCGCCGGTTGGCCCGCGTGCGGTCCGAGGACGGCGTGGCGTTGGGACGCGACCCGGGCCTGGCCGACATCGCGGCAATCCTGTTGGCAGCAGAGCAGATCGGCGCCGCCGAGCGCTGCCTGGAGCTCACCGTCGAGTACGCGAAGAGCCGCGTGCAGTTCGGCCGCCCGATCGGCAGCTTCCAGGCCCTCAAACACCGGATGGCCGACCTTTATGTCGCGGTCTCCGCGGCGCGGGCCGTGGTCGCCGATGCGTGCGACGACCCCACACCGGCCAGCGCGGCAACCGCGCGGCTGGCCGCCACCGAGGCGCTGTGTAATGTGGCCGGCGAGGGCATCCAGCTGCACGGCGGCATTGCGATCACCTGGGAACACGATATGCACCTGTACTTCAAACGCGCACACGGCAGTGCACACCTGTTGGGATCCACGCGAGAACTGTTGCGCCAACTCGAATCTGAGGTGCTCCAGACGCCGTGA